In one window of Lewinellaceae bacterium DNA:
- a CDS encoding S8 family serine peptidase — translation MKRYITGGTLLLTLLVTRSLSGQVDIDSRIVAQMKSAGPDDLIECIVYLHQISPDTRNLQGKVMKSRSVYHQLRQHADQSQQALIRWCNQHNKSWSSRWIVNAIHVSLTAQEIDEIILFPEVEKVLPNPQWRLQPTPAEWNVSQVEVRGPTAIPWGIHRIKADSLWDLGIKGKGVTVGGEDTGYDWSHPAIKNQYRGYRTTGDPVHDYNWHDAIHTINPLNKDEMPTPESNPCGLDSQVPCDDQSHGTHTMGTMAGLAPDEPIGIAPEAEWIGCRCMERGWGSPWTYLECFEWLLAPTDLTGENPNPDLAPAVINNSWGCPPEEGCNATNFSLLDEAVAQLRQAGIFVVVSAGNDGTNCSTVNDPAAIYASSFTIGAIRQDDTLAGFSSRGPVLVDGSGRLKPDLVAPGVNVRSAVLGGGYQNWNGTSMSGPHVAGGVALLLSAVPALDGDVDRIQYILESSADPMYDPTACGPFDGMSVPNAYYGYGILNLSKALKLALATTGNGGTIVSDWAIQVVPNPAHDKINLNWSQKINVHQIRMYDQLGRLVLSASIDRQSNWSNDLQGISAGLYYLQLVAEEGSRTIKLLKD, via the coding sequence ATGAAAAGATACATTACCGGTGGAACTCTACTGCTTACCTTGCTGGTGACCAGATCTCTTTCAGGTCAGGTGGACATCGACTCCCGGATAGTAGCCCAAATGAAATCTGCTGGCCCGGATGACCTTATCGAATGCATTGTTTACCTCCACCAAATCAGTCCGGATACCCGCAACCTGCAGGGTAAGGTAATGAAGTCACGCTCCGTCTATCATCAACTCCGTCAGCATGCGGATCAGTCCCAGCAGGCATTGATCCGGTGGTGCAATCAGCATAATAAATCATGGTCGAGCCGCTGGATCGTCAATGCTATTCACGTCAGTTTGACAGCACAGGAAATCGATGAGATCATATTATTTCCGGAAGTAGAAAAGGTACTGCCCAATCCACAGTGGCGGCTTCAGCCAACACCGGCCGAGTGGAATGTATCCCAGGTGGAAGTAAGAGGCCCTACCGCCATTCCCTGGGGCATCCATCGGATCAAAGCGGACAGCCTGTGGGATCTGGGTATAAAAGGCAAAGGGGTCACGGTCGGTGGTGAGGACACCGGTTACGATTGGAGTCATCCGGCCATCAAAAATCAATACCGCGGATACCGGACCACGGGCGACCCGGTTCATGATTACAACTGGCACGATGCCATCCATACCATCAATCCACTTAACAAGGATGAAATGCCTACACCGGAAAGCAATCCCTGTGGGCTCGATAGTCAGGTCCCCTGTGATGATCAAAGTCACGGCACCCACACCATGGGTACCATGGCCGGACTGGCACCGGATGAGCCGATCGGGATAGCACCCGAAGCAGAGTGGATAGGATGCCGGTGTATGGAACGGGGGTGGGGATCACCCTGGACCTATCTGGAGTGTTTTGAATGGTTACTGGCGCCCACCGACCTGACCGGAGAGAACCCAAATCCGGATTTGGCTCCGGCGGTCATCAACAACAGTTGGGGCTGTCCGCCAGAAGAGGGATGCAATGCAACCAATTTTTCACTACTGGATGAAGCGGTCGCACAGCTGAGGCAGGCAGGCATTTTTGTGGTGGTATCTGCGGGCAATGACGGGACTAATTGTAGTACAGTCAATGACCCGGCAGCGATCTACGCTTCCAGTTTTACCATCGGGGCCATCCGGCAGGATGACACCCTGGCCGGCTTTTCTTCGCGCGGACCGGTATTGGTGGATGGCAGTGGACGACTGAAGCCCGATCTGGTGGCTCCCGGTGTTAATGTACGATCCGCTGTGCTGGGAGGCGGATATCAGAACTGGAATGGCACCAGTATGTCCGGCCCCCATGTCGCGGGCGGTGTCGCCCTGCTTTTATCGGCAGTGCCTGCCCTGGACGGCGATGTTGATCGCATCCAGTACATCCTCGAATCCAGCGCAGATCCGATGTATGATCCGACAGCGTGTGGCCCATTTGATGGCATGAGCGTTCCCAATGCATACTATGGGTACGGCATTCTCAACCTGAGCAAAGCGCTCAAGCTAGCCCTGGCTACCACAGGTAATGGCGGTACTATTGTTTCAGACTGGGCAATTCAGGTGGTTCCCAATCCGGCTCATGACAAAATAAATTTGAACTGGAGTCAAAAAATAAATGTGCATCAGATCCGGATGTATGATCAATTGGGCAGACTGGTGTTATCAGCATCAATTGACCGGCAATCCAATTGGAGTAACGATCTGCAGGGAATTTCAGCTGGATTGTATTACCTGCAATTGGTGGCGGAAGAAGGTTCCCGAACTATCAAGCTACTCAAAGATTAA
- a CDS encoding succinylglutamate desuccinylase/aspartoacylase family protein, translated as MVSRHFLGRYLGQEKGPLMVAIGAMHGNEPAGVKGIELILKMLEVEPITRPEFVFRGRFIGILGNPVAYQRRLRFIDMDMNRHWQAERIRQQIQQPEQPKSVEERAILNVLRLIHEEIKNYRPTEVVLLDLHTTSSTGGIFSIAGDDPSSQELAVELPAPVILGLADELKGTLLQYFKSIKLDVPVRTISFEAGHHTDPLSVNRCIAALTCCMRAIGCVGQNDVESQHMRVLLDQADGLPKLTRLVYRHSIQPEDHFVMQPNYSNFKIIRQGEIIAHDSKGAVPSPFDGRILLPLYQKQGDDGFFIVQDIQV; from the coding sequence ATGGTTTCACGACATTTTCTCGGCAGATATCTGGGGCAGGAAAAGGGGCCGCTCATGGTCGCTATCGGGGCGATGCACGGCAACGAACCGGCTGGTGTGAAGGGGATTGAACTAATCCTTAAAATGCTGGAAGTGGAGCCCATCACGCGACCGGAATTTGTCTTCCGGGGGCGATTTATCGGTATCCTAGGCAATCCCGTTGCTTATCAGCGCCGTTTGAGGTTTATTGATATGGATATGAATCGCCACTGGCAAGCTGAACGAATACGGCAGCAAATCCAACAACCCGAGCAACCCAAATCCGTGGAAGAGCGGGCGATACTCAATGTCCTGCGGCTGATCCACGAGGAAATAAAAAATTATCGGCCTACCGAAGTCGTCTTGCTCGATTTGCACACGACTTCTTCGACTGGTGGCATATTCTCCATTGCCGGAGATGACCCGTCCAGTCAGGAACTTGCCGTGGAGCTGCCTGCACCGGTGATCCTCGGTCTGGCCGATGAACTGAAAGGTACTCTCCTGCAATATTTTAAATCCATCAAACTGGATGTTCCGGTGCGAACCATATCCTTTGAAGCCGGACATCATACCGACCCGCTGTCCGTAAACCGATGCATAGCAGCCCTCACCTGCTGTATGCGTGCGATCGGATGTGTCGGTCAAAATGACGTAGAAAGCCAGCACATGCGGGTATTACTGGACCAGGCCGACGGTTTGCCCAAACTCACGCGCCTGGTTTACCGGCATTCCATTCAGCCGGAAGATCATTTTGTCATGCAACCGAATTACAGCAATTTTAAAATAATACGACAAGGGGAGATCATCGCGCACGACAGCAAAGGTGCCGTCCCTTCTCCCTTTGACGGCCGGATCCTGTTGCCTTTGTATCAGAAACAAGGAGATGACGGCTTTTTTATTGTTCAAGATATCCAAGTATGA
- a CDS encoding ligase-associated DNA damage response DEXH box helicase translates to MVVKRTDIDGMAVALDWFDRQGWKPFPFQESAWHEFRDGKHGLINAPTGSGKTYSLFIPIALQFLEAGCPAGLFAIWVTPIRALTKEIYNACSRAAQGMGIEMEIAVRTGDTDQKERQRQKQKPPTLLITTPESIHLLLATKGYDRLFRGLHAVVVDEWHELLGNKRGILIELGLSRLKSIAGDLRIWGISATIGNLDQALEVLLGADHAPEQAALIRADIHKEIVVESILDEEVEKLPWGGHLGIKLLERVIPVIMASESALIFVNTRSQCEIWYQRLLEAEPQLAGWMAMHHSAISKELRDWVEDALYEGRLKAVVCTSSLDLGVDFRPVETIIQIGSPKGIARFIQRAGRSGHRPGASSKIYFVPTHALELMEAPSLRRAIASQYVEDRLPHIRCFDVLVQYLMTLAVSDGFVPQEIWPEVRGTHCFSSLDLEEWYWALHFITRGSKSLEAYDEFQKVVIEGGRYIIHDRRVALRHRLSIGTIVGDTMIKVRLLRGKFLGNIEEWFISQLQPGDVFWFAGQALEFVMLKDMDALVRKTTKKSGRIPSWQGGKSPLSSQLAEMLRQELYLYFEGQAPSPEAHYLQPLFDLQTERSSLPTRDLFLIEYFMTREGYHLLMYPFEGRFVHEGMAALIAKRISRHRPISFSIAMNDYGFELLSDKPVDLDPVSIQAWFSTDHLQTDIQSSINSVEMARRQFREVARISGMVFAGFPNKPKKEKHLQASAQLLFNVFRDYEPDNLLYRQTYEEVMTYQLEEARLRAALKRISAQNIRVEYPDKVTPFAFPIMVERIRERFSTESLTDRIRKMKVEWGD, encoded by the coding sequence ATGGTAGTTAAGCGCACGGACATTGATGGGATGGCAGTTGCTCTGGATTGGTTTGACCGGCAGGGCTGGAAACCGTTCCCGTTCCAGGAGTCGGCCTGGCATGAATTCAGGGATGGTAAACACGGCCTGATCAATGCACCCACCGGTAGCGGTAAGACCTATTCCCTGTTTATACCGATAGCTCTGCAATTCCTGGAGGCTGGGTGCCCAGCCGGATTATTTGCCATCTGGGTCACGCCGATCCGCGCCCTGACCAAAGAAATTTACAATGCGTGTTCAAGGGCAGCCCAGGGTATGGGCATCGAGATGGAGATCGCGGTTCGGACAGGTGATACCGATCAGAAGGAGCGGCAAAGACAAAAGCAGAAACCACCTACCCTGCTTATCACGACGCCGGAAAGCATCCATTTGCTTTTAGCCACCAAAGGATACGACCGGCTTTTCCGCGGATTACATGCGGTGGTTGTTGACGAGTGGCACGAGCTGCTGGGCAATAAGCGGGGCATTCTGATTGAGCTGGGGTTATCCCGGCTTAAGTCCATCGCCGGGGATCTGCGCATCTGGGGTATTTCGGCCACCATTGGCAATCTGGATCAGGCGCTGGAAGTCCTGCTCGGTGCCGATCATGCACCTGAGCAAGCCGCCCTGATCCGGGCTGATATCCATAAAGAAATTGTGGTGGAGTCCATCCTGGATGAAGAGGTGGAAAAATTACCCTGGGGTGGTCACCTGGGCATTAAATTGCTGGAGCGTGTCATACCCGTCATTATGGCATCGGAAAGTGCCCTGATTTTTGTCAATACGCGGTCTCAGTGTGAAATATGGTATCAGCGTCTCCTGGAGGCAGAGCCGCAGCTCGCAGGATGGATGGCAATGCACCACAGCGCGATCAGCAAAGAACTGCGGGATTGGGTGGAAGATGCCCTGTATGAAGGTCGGTTAAAAGCCGTAGTATGTACCTCCAGTCTGGATCTGGGAGTGGATTTTCGTCCGGTGGAGACCATCATCCAGATCGGGAGTCCCAAAGGCATAGCCCGTTTTATCCAGCGTGCCGGCCGGAGCGGCCACCGGCCGGGAGCTTCCAGTAAAATTTACTTTGTACCGACCCATGCTCTGGAACTGATGGAGGCGCCGTCGCTGAGAAGGGCGATCGCGTCACAATATGTGGAAGACCGCCTGCCGCATATTCGTTGTTTTGATGTATTGGTGCAATACCTGATGACCCTGGCGGTAAGTGACGGATTCGTGCCGCAGGAGATCTGGCCGGAAGTGCGCGGTACCCATTGTTTTTCCAGCCTTGACCTGGAAGAATGGTACTGGGCGCTGCATTTCATCACCAGGGGGAGCAAAAGTCTTGAAGCATACGATGAATTTCAAAAGGTCGTGATCGAAGGCGGCAGGTACATCATCCATGACCGCCGTGTGGCGCTGCGGCACCGGCTGTCCATCGGTACCATTGTGGGTGATACCATGATCAAAGTCCGGCTGTTGCGGGGTAAATTCCTGGGCAACATCGAAGAATGGTTTATCTCCCAGCTCCAACCGGGTGATGTATTCTGGTTTGCCGGCCAGGCTCTGGAGTTTGTCATGCTTAAGGATATGGATGCCCTCGTTCGTAAGACCACCAAAAAATCAGGGCGGATTCCTTCCTGGCAGGGAGGCAAATCCCCGCTTAGTTCCCAGCTGGCGGAAATGCTCAGACAGGAGCTCTATCTTTACTTTGAAGGGCAGGCACCCTCTCCGGAAGCACATTATCTGCAACCGCTTTTTGATCTGCAGACGGAAAGGTCTTCTTTGCCCACCAGGGATCTCTTCCTCATTGAATATTTTATGACCAGAGAAGGGTACCACCTATTGATGTATCCTTTTGAAGGGCGTTTTGTCCACGAGGGTATGGCCGCTTTGATTGCCAAGCGTATCTCTCGACATCGGCCCATCTCTTTTTCGATAGCTATGAATGATTACGGATTTGAGCTGCTTTCGGATAAACCGGTCGACCTTGATCCGGTCAGCATTCAGGCCTGGTTTTCCACCGATCACCTGCAGACCGATATTCAATCCAGTATCAATTCGGTGGAGATGGCACGCCGTCAATTTCGCGAAGTGGCGCGCATCTCCGGGATGGTATTTGCCGGATTTCCCAATAAACCCAAGAAGGAAAAGCACTTACAGGCTTCCGCCCAACTGTTATTTAATGTGTTCCGGGATTATGAACCCGATAACCTCCTCTACCGGCAAACGTATGAAGAAGTGATGACGTACCAACTGGAAGAGGCCCGCCTGCGCGCTGCACTTAAACGTATATCCGCTCAAAACATCCGGGTTGAATATCCGGACAAGGTCACACCGTTTGCATTCCCGATCATGGTCGAGCGTATCCGGGAGCGTTTCAGTACTGAAAGCCTTACTGACCGGATCAGGAAGATGAAAGTGGAGTGGGGTGATTGA
- a CDS encoding DUF1343 domain-containing protein, with translation MVITGLDRIVEDVQLQQQFPGKVALLGHNASLDRRGKHAALLFRQIFGDRLVKLFGPQHGFATSDQDNMIETDHFIHPFFRIPVYSLYSETRVPTDAMLEGIDHLFVDLQDIGSRMYTYLYTLTLLLEKCAGKDLEVIVLDRPNPINGLMVEGPVLDLKYASFIGRHPLPVRHGLTLGELAVLHQNHWTPEPAQMSILTMQGWHRAMNFSNTGLPWALPSPNIARPETALIFPGTVHFEGTQLSEGRGTTQPFEVFGHPRIEPFRHVKHLEQVLHASGLGGVTMRPISFLPTFHKHANTLCGGYQVHVTDRANFRPWRTGMILIREMYHLLEGDFQWLEPPYEYVHDRMPIDILSGTHGIRHWVESLDGLDVLNDLEDLDEFLTLRKEVLLYAED, from the coding sequence ATGGTGATCACCGGATTGGATCGAATCGTGGAGGATGTCCAATTACAACAGCAGTTTCCTGGAAAGGTGGCCCTGTTGGGACACAACGCATCCCTGGACCGGCGGGGAAAACATGCTGCATTGCTTTTTCGGCAGATTTTTGGAGACCGGTTGGTCAAGCTGTTTGGCCCTCAGCATGGTTTTGCCACCTCAGACCAGGATAATATGATTGAAACCGATCATTTCATTCATCCTTTCTTCCGGATACCGGTCTATTCCTTGTATTCTGAGACGCGGGTTCCGACAGATGCCATGCTTGAAGGCATTGACCATTTGTTCGTCGATCTACAGGATATCGGCAGCCGGATGTATACCTACCTGTACACCCTCACCTTATTGCTTGAAAAATGTGCCGGCAAAGATCTCGAAGTGATCGTGCTGGACCGCCCTAACCCCATCAATGGGCTCATGGTGGAAGGCCCGGTGCTCGACCTGAAATATGCTTCTTTCATTGGACGCCATCCACTGCCGGTCCGCCACGGATTAACCCTGGGCGAATTGGCTGTCCTGCATCAGAACCATTGGACGCCGGAGCCTGCTCAGATGAGTATCCTGACGATGCAGGGCTGGCACCGGGCTATGAATTTTAGTAATACGGGACTTCCCTGGGCTTTACCATCACCAAATATCGCCCGGCCGGAGACGGCACTGATCTTTCCCGGGACGGTTCATTTTGAGGGCACCCAGTTGAGTGAAGGCCGGGGCACCACCCAACCTTTTGAGGTCTTTGGTCACCCCCGCATAGAGCCTTTTCGTCATGTAAAACACCTTGAGCAGGTTCTGCATGCTTCCGGGCTCGGTGGTGTGACCATGCGACCCATCTCCTTTCTACCTACTTTTCACAAACATGCAAATACCCTCTGCGGCGGATACCAGGTCCATGTGACTGACCGGGCTAACTTCCGCCCCTGGCGTACCGGAATGATCCTGATACGGGAGATGTATCACCTGCTGGAAGGCGATTTCCAGTGGCTGGAACCTCCCTATGAATACGTCCACGACCGCATGCCCATCGACATTCTCAGCGGTACCCACGGGATACGACATTGGGTCGAAAGCCTGGATGGGCTGGATGTCTTGAATGATCTGGAGGATTTGGATGAATTTTTGACTTTGCGTAAGGAGGTTTTATTGTATGCTGAGGATTAA
- a CDS encoding thioredoxin family protein has protein sequence MSRIFLFIISLFLTATSFSQKQPIELGDVTWLRDYDQALQQSAASKKPVLILFQEIPGCSTCQRFGREVMSQPLLVEAIEQFFVPLAIYNNRQGKDAEVLRMFQEPAWNNPVVRIVDMEGRNLTGRVSGNYTPAAVVNAMVEVLQRTNVNLPGYLQLLQEELSASTPVTKTYQMYCFWSGEKLFGGTTGVLQTRAGFQQGHEVVQVTYDPTQLSEKELDRVAQSGSCSTVTGGSFRDDREPKYYLTNSEYRFIPMSELQASRINSILGSGKDPRDWLSPQQLQWLKDIQAHPKNNRKSWVQQDLQEGWQSMRKADL, from the coding sequence ATGAGCCGCATCTTCCTCTTTATTATTTCACTGTTCCTGACAGCTACCAGCTTTAGCCAGAAACAACCCATCGAACTGGGTGATGTCACCTGGCTCCGGGATTACGATCAGGCGCTGCAGCAATCGGCTGCTTCAAAAAAACCGGTGTTGATTTTGTTTCAGGAAATTCCGGGCTGCTCGACCTGCCAGCGTTTTGGAAGAGAGGTCATGTCGCAACCCTTGCTGGTGGAGGCAATTGAGCAATTTTTCGTCCCACTGGCCATCTACAACAACCGCCAGGGTAAGGATGCGGAGGTCCTGCGCATGTTTCAGGAGCCAGCCTGGAATAATCCGGTCGTGCGCATCGTGGACATGGAAGGGCGCAACCTGACCGGTAGAGTTTCCGGCAACTATACCCCGGCCGCGGTGGTCAATGCCATGGTCGAAGTTTTGCAGAGAACCAATGTCAATCTTCCCGGCTACCTGCAATTGTTGCAGGAAGAATTGTCGGCTTCAACTCCGGTCACTAAAACCTACCAGATGTATTGCTTCTGGTCGGGTGAAAAACTGTTTGGAGGCACCACCGGGGTCCTCCAGACGCGCGCTGGATTCCAGCAAGGCCATGAGGTGGTCCAGGTGACTTACGATCCCACCCAGTTGTCCGAGAAAGAGCTGGACCGCGTAGCTCAATCGGGTTCCTGTTCAACCGTGACCGGTGGCAGTTTCCGGGATGACCGCGAGCCGAAATATTACCTGACCAACTCGGAGTATCGTTTCATCCCGATGAGCGAACTGCAGGCTTCACGCATCAACAGCATACTGGGCAGCGGGAAGGATCCCCGGGACTGGTTATCACCCCAGCAATTGCAGTGGCTGAAAGACATCCAGGCCCATCCGAAAAACAACCGGAAATCATGGGTTCAGCAAGATCTGCAGGAAGGATGGCAATCCATGCGTAAAGCGGATCTGTAG
- a CDS encoding alpha/beta hydrolase, protein MGYWSSAQSRLITLDHAAVRVYTEGLEDRKEGQPVIVFENGHGETINSWETIAEAVGQLGPVLMYDRPGTGGSEPDQVIPTIKGHSKKLNQILNVLHIDPPYLLVGHSLGGVYIRGFANQYPDDLAGLIFVDPADFTQKLSDFEIPYREIGVGDAYIDSMMKAKFSQPAVIDSSKNIRVQQESELLRNLRITDFRALNEKDLPAIPVHFIVGGRFSVPPEYRSKDYDQESLFRARTRHWVENWMNVVNKSPYGRLFYSSIAGHYVQNDDPDIVLLSIQLAVKDYYKMIGQ, encoded by the coding sequence ATGGGTTATTGGTCCAGCGCTCAGTCCCGATTGATTACACTTGATCATGCGGCGGTCAGGGTATATACTGAAGGACTTGAAGACCGCAAGGAAGGGCAACCGGTGATCGTATTTGAGAATGGTCATGGTGAGACCATCAATTCCTGGGAAACGATTGCGGAGGCTGTGGGTCAATTAGGTCCGGTATTAATGTATGACCGGCCCGGTACCGGAGGGTCTGAGCCAGATCAGGTAATTCCCACGATAAAAGGTCATTCGAAAAAATTGAACCAGATATTAAATGTATTGCATATTGATCCGCCCTATCTCCTGGTGGGACATTCCCTGGGTGGTGTTTACATAAGAGGATTTGCTAACCAATACCCGGATGATCTGGCAGGGTTGATTTTCGTTGATCCGGCGGATTTTACACAGAAGCTTTCCGATTTTGAGATTCCCTACCGGGAAATAGGAGTTGGCGATGCTTACATCGATTCGATGATGAAAGCAAAATTTAGTCAGCCGGCAGTAATCGATTCTTCCAAAAATATCAGGGTGCAGCAGGAAAGTGAGCTGCTGCGGAATCTGAGGATCACGGATTTTAGAGCGTTAAATGAAAAGGACCTGCCTGCCATTCCGGTTCACTTTATTGTTGGCGGACGATTTTCTGTCCCTCCGGAATACAGATCAAAAGACTATGACCAGGAATCGCTATTCCGGGCGAGGACCAGGCATTGGGTGGAGAACTGGATGAATGTGGTCAATAAATCACCCTATGGCCGGCTTTTTTACAGCTCGATAGCCGGGCATTATGTTCAAAATGATGATCCGGATATCGTTTTATTGAGTATCCAGCTGGCCGTTAAAGATTATTATAAAATGATTGGTCAATAG
- a CDS encoding DUF1772 domain-containing protein, which translates to MTVKILKFTSIIVAALLAGTSFGIWMGLDPGAYSPATYLEQQQNLVSSLNTMMVAMVVVETLVTIALAFRLRQNNTVFIVLLLAAACFASCIFISRFGNLPIQKEMLTWDGASLPDHWTTLRDRWWFFHKLRTIAELAGLVLVTWTIVFRQETNP; encoded by the coding sequence ATGACGGTAAAGATTCTAAAATTTACATCCATCATTGTTGCTGCACTGCTTGCGGGAACAAGTTTTGGAATATGGATGGGATTGGATCCTGGTGCATACTCACCTGCAACCTACCTGGAGCAACAGCAAAATCTGGTCAGTTCACTCAATACCATGATGGTTGCTATGGTCGTGGTGGAGACGCTTGTGACCATCGCACTGGCATTCCGGTTGAGACAAAACAACACCGTATTTATAGTATTACTGCTTGCTGCAGCCTGTTTTGCATCCTGTATTTTCATTTCTCGGTTTGGCAATCTCCCCATCCAGAAGGAGATGCTCACATGGGACGGTGCTTCACTCCCTGATCACTGGACTACCCTGAGGGACCGGTGGTGGTTCTTTCACAAATTGCGGACAATTGCAGAATTAGCAGGCCTGGTTCTTGTAACATGGACCATTGTTTTCCGGCAGGAAACAAATCCATAA
- a CDS encoding cupin domain-containing protein, whose product MNSHQLIRNRDHSEHYIWGGQCDGWFMVNSPELTIIEERMPSGTAERTHYHQHAEQFFRILSGAATFVLSDETITVEAGSGIYIPPHIIHQIRNDNSEDLVFLVISRPSTRGDRIEIAV is encoded by the coding sequence ATGAATTCGCATCAATTAATCCGCAACAGAGACCACAGTGAACATTACATCTGGGGTGGTCAATGTGACGGATGGTTTATGGTTAATTCCCCGGAGTTGACCATCATCGAGGAGCGGATGCCTTCCGGTACGGCTGAGCGGACCCATTACCATCAACACGCAGAACAGTTTTTTCGCATTTTATCCGGCGCAGCCACCTTTGTTCTATCCGATGAGACCATCACAGTCGAAGCCGGAAGTGGAATTTACATTCCGCCCCACATCATCCATCAGATCCGCAATGATAACTCGGAAGACCTGGTCTTTTTAGTGATTTCCAGGCCGTCAACGAGAGGAGACCGGATCGAAATAGCTGTTTAA